One genomic segment of Synechocystis sp. LKSZ1 includes these proteins:
- a CDS encoding acylase, with the protein MLKRIGLGLLACVLCLTLGWGVPSWGRNGPEILWDRWGIPHIFASDQESLLRAFGWAQAQGHGDLLLQLYGEARGRASEYGGIDYLATDQYVQMMAIPERAQAWYDQQTPTMRANLTAFAAGINQYFQQYPQAVTPAHRQVLPVSGVDVLAHVQRVLYFQFLTNPQQIEAVRNHQPIPVSPGGSNAWAIAPSRSRSGHALLLANPHLPWGGLYRWTEAQLQAPGLNLSGVTLVGMPVLAMGFNDNLGWSLTVNYPHNVNFYELTVQDGGYLWQGQIQTFGRERKTLKIRQADGSFQALEWEIQHSEAGVVLSQQGDRAYVLQMAGLDRPQVLEQFWQMGQASSFSDFEAALKTLQLPMFNLLYGDREGNIFYLYNALAPERTGTWQEWGQIRPARGPQDLWQGYFAYPNLPKLKNPHTGWLQNSNDPPWTSTWPSQLKPTDYPASLAAANLGLAPEIFRSQRSLKLLQTAEKLSLEQMIQQSLDSRLELADRVLPLLIPSAKALANPIGIEAAQVLERWDRQNNADSRGAVLFLLWALTLGPERIFSRPWNPQDPLNTPAGLADLNTALAVLEGVAAQMQLLYGSLDVAWGEVVTMTAGKSTRPAQGGPGNLGSFRVLELRAKADQRFQAIAGTSYLSGVEFSNPVQAQSILVYGNASQSQSPHNGDQLLLYSQNQLRPVWRTREAIQAHLEKQEQLP; encoded by the coding sequence GTGTTAAAACGGATCGGCTTGGGCCTGCTGGCCTGTGTTCTTTGTCTGACCCTGGGGTGGGGCGTCCCCAGTTGGGGCCGGAATGGGCCGGAGATTCTTTGGGATCGTTGGGGCATTCCCCACATTTTTGCGTCGGATCAGGAAAGTCTCTTGCGGGCCTTTGGTTGGGCCCAGGCCCAGGGCCATGGCGATCTCCTCCTGCAATTGTATGGAGAGGCTCGGGGCAGAGCGTCCGAGTACGGCGGCATTGATTACCTGGCCACTGATCAGTACGTCCAGATGATGGCTATTCCCGAACGGGCCCAGGCCTGGTATGACCAACAAACTCCCACTATGCGGGCTAATCTAACCGCTTTTGCGGCCGGGATTAATCAATACTTTCAGCAGTATCCCCAGGCCGTTACCCCGGCCCATCGTCAGGTTTTACCCGTCAGCGGCGTTGATGTTCTAGCCCACGTCCAACGGGTCTTATACTTTCAATTTCTCACTAATCCCCAGCAAATTGAGGCCGTTCGTAATCACCAACCCATTCCCGTATCACCAGGTGGTTCCAATGCCTGGGCCATTGCCCCAAGTCGTTCTCGCTCTGGCCATGCCCTACTACTTGCCAATCCCCACCTTCCCTGGGGTGGACTCTATCGTTGGACAGAGGCTCAACTCCAGGCCCCTGGCCTTAACCTGAGTGGGGTAACGCTGGTAGGTATGCCCGTCTTGGCTATGGGCTTCAATGACAACCTGGGTTGGAGTTTGACCGTCAACTATCCCCACAACGTCAATTTCTACGAGCTGACTGTCCAGGATGGGGGGTATCTTTGGCAGGGTCAGATCCAGACCTTTGGTCGAGAGCGCAAAACCCTCAAAATTCGCCAGGCTGATGGCAGTTTCCAGGCCTTGGAATGGGAGATTCAGCATAGCGAAGCGGGGGTCGTCCTTTCCCAGCAGGGAGACCGGGCCTACGTTCTGCAGATGGCGGGGTTAGACCGGCCCCAGGTGTTAGAGCAATTTTGGCAGATGGGCCAAGCCTCATCCTTTAGCGACTTTGAAGCGGCCCTGAAAACCCTGCAATTACCCATGTTCAATCTGCTCTACGGTGACCGGGAGGGTAATATCTTTTATCTCTACAACGCCCTGGCTCCGGAACGCACGGGCACTTGGCAGGAATGGGGCCAAATTCGGCCGGCCCGAGGCCCTCAGGATCTCTGGCAGGGTTATTTTGCTTACCCCAACTTGCCCAAACTGAAAAATCCCCACACCGGCTGGTTACAAAATAGTAATGATCCTCCTTGGACTAGCACTTGGCCCTCCCAACTTAAACCAACGGACTACCCCGCCAGTCTAGCGGCGGCCAATCTAGGCCTGGCCCCGGAAATTTTCCGTAGTCAACGTTCCCTCAAGCTGTTACAGACGGCCGAAAAGCTCAGTTTGGAGCAGATGATTCAACAGAGTTTGGACTCTCGCCTCGAGTTGGCAGATCGCGTTTTGCCCCTATTGATTCCCTCCGCCAAGGCCTTGGCCAATCCCATTGGCATTGAAGCAGCCCAAGTTCTAGAGCGCTGGGATCGTCAAAATAATGCCGATAGTCGCGGGGCCGTTTTATTCCTGCTTTGGGCCCTGACCCTCGGCCCTGAGCGGATATTTTCTCGGCCCTGGAATCCCCAAGACCCCCTCAATACCCCGGCTGGCCTGGCGGATTTGAATACGGCTCTGGCAGTATTGGAAGGAGTGGCGGCTCAGATGCAACTGCTATACGGTTCTCTTGATGTTGCTTGGGGGGAGGTGGTAACGATGACGGCAGGAAAAAGTACCCGACCGGCCCAGGGAGGCCCTGGTAATCTGGGGAGTTTCCGGGTGCTGGAACTCAGAGCCAAGGCCGACCAACGTTTCCAGGCGATTGCGGGAACGAGTTACCTCAGCGGGGTGGAATTTAGCAATCCTGTCCAGGCCCAGAGTATTTTGGTTTACGGTAATGCGAGTCAAAGTCAGTCCCCCCACAATGGTGATCAATTGCTCCTCTATAGCCAAAATCAGCTCCGGCCCGTGTGGCGCACCCGCGAAGCCATTCAGGCCCATCTGGAAAAGCAAGAACAATTGCCTTAA
- a CDS encoding ATP-binding protein, with product MRRLSRWFFAVSNFGLDRVWRGLLIVLAIVILLSGFSIAQWRMAEADQQIRTLLLNQTKTIAASLNQSQLGNFTFTPADWQRPYFQRLHQQMAIYGKQLGYRSIYTMAFRSQQIIFGPESLEPDDPLASPVGTVYEKPPPELYPLFQAPGHLTIGPYRDEYGQFISAFSSVVDRDTGAVMAVVGMDIEVDEWQQQLNRFRLLPLGVTLVLVVILLGSFAFSLSRLSDSSRWRYWGSYVTALAGVIITLSISGLLQENQMLAQQKNFEAIANNQVEQFLEQLVQIRDEQLRMLSQFILSSQEVTEAEFQQYTQPMVQVSRIQHWQWAPLVAADQKNAFEQQLRQQGLPNFRIFQYDAQGRKVPVTERADYYPVLYSVPANEQAMIKGYDLATDPTQGLALRSAVTSRLNTATDLLTQKTPVNQTNTLRLYYPVFRKEAILTSGVISAVIEPQKLLSISLASGFYQQTLSDLYWLALFADRPPAILAEKAVGTEAPQLFPPSLTNHHVRNLVSVYPLFIFGKTYVLTVSPNANFWASYPVIAGKVALVMGLGMTILLTMVVTLLGNRRRVMEQKIQERTQALNQTTADLKERIKELNCLVQLSRLTQQEDFQVAAFLQQCVELLPPAFQYPAITSACIHCGNDQYVTPHYQASPWQLTATFSGCGTGPGRIDVYYREDQGFLPEEETLLQTVARIIEDVLTKQSMVIAVQQSERNYRAIFNSTFEAIFVEDIDTGEILDVNEPGLKLYGYPTKAELIGLDISAVSGHEPWQTPEKILGYLQQAKAGQTPVIEWLGKRKDGETFWVEVTLGIATIDHHQRILAVIRDIRERKRQEQRIRYLTRLYATLSQVNQAIIHNRTQDSLFWAICTTVVEVAQFSLVWIGCVDPETQEIIPFAKVGPATAYIENIHVTALDEPAGRGPTGTAARTNQLVLCEDFDTDPLIAPWRDRALSYGFHSSAAVPIQQNNRVVAVLTIYSSEKGFFSADERALLQEISDNISFALDAIQADLDYQATEQKLRENEKKLQEAQLQNLSNRLALALEAGLIGSWEWTEGEGLHWDAQLYSIYGIEPVGRPMTQNDWLQCIHPDDRARMEEAAQAAFGYLSHFETEFRIVRPQGEIRWIFDIGIVHRDPDTGGVNVIGINQDITERKLAELQLQQTNEELVRATRLKDEFLANMSHELRTPLNAILGMTEVLQEEIFGPVNLKQQEALKTVENSGNHLLSLINDILDLSKIESGQMELNIGPATIPELCKDSLSFIKQQAMKKGLRVETQLAPNLPELWVDERRIRQALINLLNNAVKFTPEGGRITLSVSWPTADRVRFSVEDTGIGIAPEQMGKLFQPFIQVDSALNRRYEGTGLGLALVKRIVELHGGEIGLTSQVGVGSCFTLDLPCPEHALVCSVPEASPGPGMEALSISGQSPLILLAEDNESNGLSLSSYLQAKGYRVAWAKDGKAAVAMAIEQKPDLIVMDVQMPEMDGLEAMQRIRTQENLQQTPIIALTALAMEDDAKRCLASGANCYLSKPVRLKELAGVIQELLRSTGA from the coding sequence ATGCGCAGGCTATCCCGGTGGTTTTTTGCTGTTTCCAATTTTGGTTTAGACCGGGTTTGGCGTGGCCTGTTGATTGTACTGGCCATTGTGATTCTCTTGAGTGGGTTTAGTATTGCCCAGTGGCGGATGGCAGAGGCGGATCAACAAATCCGTACCTTGCTCCTGAATCAGACTAAAACCATTGCCGCTAGTTTAAATCAGAGTCAACTGGGAAATTTTACGTTTACACCGGCGGATTGGCAACGCCCTTATTTCCAACGTTTGCATCAGCAAATGGCGATCTATGGCAAGCAGTTGGGATATCGCAGTATCTACACCATGGCATTCCGGAGTCAGCAGATTATTTTTGGGCCGGAAAGTTTAGAGCCGGATGACCCCCTGGCAAGTCCGGTGGGAACGGTTTACGAAAAGCCCCCCCCAGAACTTTACCCCCTATTCCAAGCGCCTGGTCACCTCACCATTGGCCCCTATCGGGATGAATACGGACAGTTTATCTCGGCCTTTAGCTCGGTGGTGGATCGGGATACGGGGGCGGTGATGGCAGTGGTGGGGATGGATATAGAGGTCGATGAATGGCAACAGCAATTGAATCGCTTTCGGCTGCTGCCCCTGGGCGTGACGTTGGTGTTAGTGGTGATTTTACTGGGGAGTTTTGCCTTTTCCCTGAGTCGACTGAGTGATAGTTCCCGCTGGCGCTATTGGGGAAGTTACGTTACGGCCCTGGCGGGGGTAATCATAACGCTGAGTATCAGTGGTCTGCTCCAGGAAAATCAGATGCTGGCCCAACAGAAAAATTTTGAGGCGATCGCCAATAATCAGGTCGAACAGTTTTTAGAACAGTTGGTACAGATCCGGGATGAGCAATTGAGGATGCTCAGTCAGTTTATTCTCTCGAGTCAAGAGGTCACGGAGGCGGAGTTTCAACAATACACGCAACCGATGGTGCAGGTGAGTCGAATTCAGCACTGGCAATGGGCTCCCTTGGTTGCGGCGGATCAAAAAAATGCCTTTGAGCAACAGTTGCGCCAACAGGGCCTCCCGAACTTTAGGATTTTTCAGTACGATGCCCAGGGACGAAAAGTCCCCGTCACGGAGCGGGCCGACTACTATCCGGTGCTTTACAGCGTTCCGGCTAATGAGCAAGCCATGATTAAAGGTTACGATTTAGCCACAGATCCGACCCAAGGGTTGGCCCTGCGCTCGGCGGTCACTAGCCGACTGAACACCGCGACAGATCTACTGACCCAGAAGACCCCGGTTAATCAAACGAATACCCTGCGTCTGTACTATCCTGTTTTCCGAAAGGAGGCGATCCTGACGAGTGGAGTCATCTCCGCTGTCATTGAACCGCAAAAATTACTGTCGATTAGCCTAGCCAGTGGCTTTTATCAGCAGACGCTCTCGGATCTGTACTGGTTGGCCCTGTTTGCTGACCGACCGCCCGCAATCCTTGCCGAAAAAGCTGTCGGGACAGAAGCGCCCCAACTGTTCCCCCCAAGCCTAACCAACCACCATGTCAGGAACTTGGTGTCTGTTTATCCTCTGTTTATTTTTGGCAAAACCTATGTGTTAACCGTGTCCCCCAATGCCAACTTCTGGGCATCCTATCCGGTAATTGCAGGGAAAGTCGCCCTCGTGATGGGATTAGGGATGACGATTCTATTGACGATGGTGGTGACTCTGTTGGGGAATCGTCGTCGGGTGATGGAACAGAAAATTCAGGAACGCACCCAGGCATTAAATCAGACTACCGCTGATCTGAAGGAACGAATTAAGGAACTGAACTGTTTGGTGCAACTGAGTCGGCTGACCCAGCAGGAAGATTTCCAGGTGGCGGCCTTTTTGCAACAGTGTGTTGAACTGCTCCCCCCAGCTTTTCAATATCCAGCCATAACCTCGGCTTGTATCCACTGCGGCAATGACCAGTATGTGACCCCTCACTACCAAGCGAGTCCTTGGCAACTGACCGCAACTTTTTCGGGCTGTGGGACAGGGCCAGGACGCATTGACGTTTATTATCGCGAAGATCAAGGGTTTCTCCCCGAAGAAGAAACCCTTCTGCAAACCGTGGCCCGGATCATTGAGGATGTGTTGACTAAGCAAAGTATGGTGATTGCGGTTCAACAGAGTGAGCGCAACTACCGGGCCATTTTTAACTCCACCTTCGAGGCTATTTTTGTTGAGGATATTGATACCGGCGAGATTCTGGATGTCAACGAGCCCGGTCTGAAACTCTATGGCTACCCGACTAAAGCGGAACTGATTGGCCTAGATATTTCTGCCGTTAGTGGCCATGAACCCTGGCAAACCCCAGAGAAAATTTTAGGGTATCTCCAGCAAGCCAAAGCCGGCCAAACTCCTGTCATTGAATGGTTGGGCAAACGCAAGGATGGGGAAACGTTTTGGGTGGAAGTGACCTTGGGGATTGCTACCATTGATCATCACCAACGTATCCTCGCCGTAATCCGGGACATCCGCGAACGTAAGCGCCAGGAGCAAAGAATCCGTTACCTTACCCGTCTCTATGCCACCCTCAGCCAAGTTAACCAAGCCATTATCCACAACCGCACCCAAGATAGTTTGTTTTGGGCAATCTGTACGACGGTGGTTGAGGTGGCCCAATTTTCCCTGGTCTGGATTGGCTGTGTTGACCCCGAAACCCAGGAAATTATCCCCTTTGCTAAGGTCGGTCCAGCGACGGCCTACATCGAGAACATTCACGTCACCGCTCTAGATGAACCCGCCGGCCGAGGCCCCACTGGTACCGCTGCCCGCACCAACCAACTGGTGCTTTGTGAGGACTTTGACACCGATCCTCTCATTGCTCCCTGGCGTGATCGAGCCTTGTCCTACGGTTTCCACTCCTCCGCGGCCGTCCCCATTCAGCAGAATAATCGAGTAGTAGCCGTGCTGACTATCTACTCCTCAGAAAAAGGATTCTTTAGCGCCGATGAACGGGCCTTGCTGCAGGAAATTAGCGACAATATTTCCTTTGCCCTGGATGCCATCCAAGCCGACCTAGACTACCAAGCCACCGAACAAAAATTACGGGAGAACGAGAAAAAACTCCAAGAGGCCCAATTACAAAACCTCTCTAACCGTTTAGCCCTGGCCCTCGAAGCAGGCCTGATCGGGAGTTGGGAATGGACAGAAGGGGAAGGTTTACACTGGGATGCCCAACTCTATTCCATTTACGGCATTGAACCCGTCGGCCGCCCCATGACCCAAAATGATTGGTTGCAGTGTATTCATCCCGATGACCGAGCACGGATGGAAGAAGCCGCCCAAGCCGCCTTTGGCTATCTGTCCCACTTTGAAACGGAATTTCGGATTGTGCGTCCCCAGGGGGAAATCCGCTGGATCTTCGATATTGGCATCGTTCACCGGGATCCTGATACGGGCGGTGTGAACGTTATCGGCATCAATCAGGATATTACGGAGCGCAAACTCGCGGAACTACAACTCCAGCAAACCAACGAGGAACTGGTACGGGCCACTCGTCTTAAGGATGAATTTTTGGCCAATATGAGCCACGAGCTACGCACGCCCCTGAATGCCATTCTAGGAATGACGGAAGTCTTGCAGGAGGAAATCTTCGGGCCGGTGAATCTGAAACAACAGGAGGCCCTGAAGACTGTTGAGAATAGTGGGAACCACCTCCTCTCGTTGATTAACGATATCCTTGACCTCTCCAAGATTGAATCCGGTCAGATGGAACTCAATATTGGCCCAGCGACAATCCCAGAACTCTGTAAAGACAGTCTATCTTTCATCAAACAGCAAGCCATGAAAAAAGGCCTGCGGGTGGAAACCCAGCTAGCCCCGAACCTCCCCGAACTGTGGGTCGATGAACGGCGGATTCGCCAGGCCCTGATCAATCTCCTCAATAATGCGGTGAAATTTACCCCTGAGGGGGGACGGATTACCCTGAGTGTCTCTTGGCCCACCGCGGACAGGGTGCGCTTTAGCGTGGAAGATACGGGCATTGGTATTGCCCCAGAACAGATGGGTAAGCTCTTCCAGCCTTTTATCCAGGTTGATAGCGCCCTCAATCGCCGCTATGAAGGAACGGGTTTGGGCCTGGCCCTGGTCAAACGCATTGTGGAACTCCATGGAGGGGAGATCGGCCTAACCAGCCAAGTTGGGGTGGGGAGTTGTTTTACCCTTGACCTTCCTTGTCCTGAACACGCTCTGGTCTGTTCGGTTCCGGAGGCCAGTCCAGGGCCTGGCATGGAGGCCCTTTCCATCAGCGGCCAATCTCCCCTGATTTTGTTGGCAGAGGACAATGAGAGTAATGGTCTTTCTCTGTCGAGTTATCTCCAAGCCAAGGGGTATCGGGTCGCCTGGGCCAAGGATGGAAAAGCGGCGGTCGCCATGGCGATAGAACAAAAGCCCGACCTAATTGTGATGGATGTACAGATGCCGGAGATGGATGGCTTAGAGGCAATGCAACGGATCCGCACGCAGGAAAACCTTCAGCAAACCCCCATCATTGCCCTAACAGCCCTAGCGATGGAAGACGATGCCAAACGCTGTTTAGCTAGTGGGGCCAATTGTTATCTGAGTAAGCCGGTGCGCTTGAAGGAATTGGCGGGCGTCATCCAGGAATTGCTCCGGTCTACGGGGGCCTGA